From the Rhodococcus sp. NBC_00297 genome, one window contains:
- a CDS encoding NAD(P)(+) transhydrogenase (Re/Si-specific) subunit beta, producing MNNLVNILYIVAFAMFIYGLMGLTGPKTAVRGNWIAAVGMGIAVVATLIEVRDTAAINWILIAAGLAIGVLLGVPPAKRTKMTAMPQLVALFNGVGGGTVALIAWSEFIETDGFSAFQHGEEPTVHIVIGSLFAAVIGSVSFWGSLVAFLKLQELLNKKVEKAFVKNARIFQLTNIVLLLIAVAVSVYIGLRATPGEGTSQWWIVLVLVAAALMGLFVVFPIGGADMPVVISLLNALTGLSAAAAGLALNNTAMIVAGMIVGASGTILTNLMATAMNRSIPAIVFGSFGGGGASAVGGPDDAGGTVKSTSAADAAIQMAYASQVIVVPGYGLAVAQAQHAVKDMASILESKGVEVKYAIHPVAGRMPGHMNVLLAEADVEYEAMKEMDDINGEFSRTDVTLVIGANDVTNPAARNDPSSPIHGMPILNVDESRSVIVLKRSMSSGYAGIDNPLFTADRTSMLFGDAKKSVNAVIEELKAL from the coding sequence ATGAACAATCTCGTCAACATCCTCTACATCGTCGCGTTCGCGATGTTCATCTACGGCCTGATGGGTCTGACCGGCCCGAAGACGGCGGTGCGCGGCAACTGGATCGCCGCTGTCGGTATGGGTATCGCCGTGGTGGCGACTCTGATCGAGGTCCGCGACACCGCGGCGATCAACTGGATCCTCATCGCCGCCGGTCTGGCCATCGGTGTCCTGCTGGGTGTCCCGCCGGCCAAGCGCACGAAGATGACGGCGATGCCGCAGCTGGTGGCGCTGTTCAACGGCGTGGGCGGCGGCACGGTCGCATTGATCGCCTGGTCGGAGTTCATCGAGACCGACGGTTTCTCCGCGTTCCAGCACGGTGAAGAGCCGACGGTGCACATCGTCATCGGGTCACTGTTCGCGGCAGTCATCGGGTCGGTGTCGTTCTGGGGTTCGCTGGTGGCGTTCCTGAAGCTGCAGGAGCTGCTGAACAAGAAGGTCGAGAAGGCGTTCGTGAAGAACGCCCGCATCTTCCAGCTCACCAACATCGTGTTGCTGCTCATCGCGGTGGCGGTGTCGGTCTACATCGGTCTGCGCGCCACCCCGGGTGAGGGCACCTCGCAGTGGTGGATCGTGCTGGTGCTCGTCGCGGCGGCGCTGATGGGCCTGTTCGTGGTGTTCCCGATCGGCGGCGCGGACATGCCGGTGGTGATCTCGCTGCTGAACGCGTTGACGGGTCTGTCGGCTGCGGCGGCGGGGTTGGCGCTGAACAACACCGCGATGATCGTGGCGGGCATGATCGTCGGCGCGTCCGGCACCATCCTCACGAATCTGATGGCGACGGCGATGAACCGGTCGATCCCGGCGATCGTGTTCGGGTCCTTCGGTGGCGGCGGCGCGTCCGCGGTCGGTGGCCCGGACGATGCCGGCGGCACGGTGAAGTCCACCTCGGCGGCGGACGCGGCGATCCAGATGGCGTACGCCTCGCAGGTGATCGTGGTGCCCGGCTACGGTCTCGCGGTCGCGCAGGCCCAGCACGCGGTCAAGGACATGGCGTCGATCCTCGAGTCCAAGGGCGTGGAGGTGAAGTACGCGATCCATCCCGTTGCCGGGCGCATGCCGGGTCACATGAACGTGCTGCTCGCCGAGGCGGACGTGGAGTACGAGGCGATGAAGGAGATGGACGACATCAACGGGGAGTTCTCCCGCACCGATGTCACCCTCGTCATCGGCGCGAACGACGTCACCAACCCGGCGGCGCGCAACGATCCGAGTTCGCCGATCCACGGGATGCCGATCCTGAACGTGGACGAGTCGCGGTCGGTGATCGTGCTCAAGCGGTCGATGAGCTCCGGGTACGCCGGCATCGACAATCCGCTGTTCACGGCGGACCGCACGTCGATGCTCTTCGGGGACGCGAAGAAATCCGTCAACGCCGTCATCGAGGAGCTCAAAGCCCTCTAG
- a CDS encoding NAD(P) transhydrogenase subunit alpha, with protein sequence MVEDSREAGTLVGVVRETNEGERRVALVPKVVAALTGKGVRVVVEAGAGLGALIPDQLYVDAGASIGDPYSADVVVKVAPPSSAEVRKLRRGSTLIGFLAPRNADTIIPELTAAGVQAFAVEAIPRISRAQVMDALSSQANVAGYKAVLLAASESTRFFPMLTTAAGTVKPATVLVLGVGVAGLQALATAKRLGGRATGYDVRPEVADQVRSVGAQWLDLGIDAAGEGGYARELTEDERAQQQAALEKAISTFDVVITTALVPGRPAPKLVTAAAAAGMRPGSVVVDLAGETGGNCELTEPGRTVVKNDVIIASPLNLPATMPEHASELYSKNISALIELMLDDAGALAPDFTDEVLAKSCVTRTADTTVKADA encoded by the coding sequence CTGGTGGAAGATTCTCGAGAAGCAGGGACGCTGGTCGGCGTCGTGCGTGAGACGAACGAGGGGGAGCGCCGGGTGGCGCTGGTCCCCAAGGTGGTCGCCGCGCTGACGGGCAAGGGTGTGCGCGTGGTGGTGGAGGCGGGTGCCGGTCTGGGCGCTCTGATCCCCGATCAGTTGTACGTCGACGCCGGTGCGAGCATCGGCGATCCGTACAGCGCCGACGTGGTGGTCAAGGTGGCGCCGCCGTCGTCGGCCGAGGTGCGCAAGCTGCGCCGCGGATCGACGCTCATCGGCTTCCTCGCGCCGCGCAACGCGGACACGATCATTCCGGAGTTGACCGCTGCGGGCGTGCAGGCCTTCGCGGTCGAGGCGATCCCGCGTATCTCCCGCGCGCAGGTCATGGATGCGTTGTCCTCGCAGGCCAACGTCGCCGGCTACAAGGCGGTGCTGCTCGCGGCGTCGGAGTCGACGCGGTTCTTCCCGATGCTCACCACTGCGGCGGGCACGGTGAAGCCGGCGACGGTGCTGGTGCTCGGTGTGGGTGTGGCGGGGCTGCAGGCGTTGGCGACGGCGAAGCGTCTCGGTGGCCGCGCCACCGGGTACGACGTGCGTCCCGAGGTGGCCGATCAGGTGCGCTCGGTGGGTGCGCAGTGGCTGGATCTGGGGATCGACGCCGCCGGTGAGGGCGGGTATGCCCGTGAGCTCACCGAGGACGAGCGTGCGCAGCAGCAGGCGGCGCTGGAGAAGGCGATCTCGACGTTCGACGTCGTCATCACCACCGCCCTGGTGCCGGGGCGTCCGGCACCGAAGCTGGTCACCGCGGCGGCTGCCGCGGGGATGCGACCGGGCAGTGTCGTGGTGGATCTCGCCGGGGAGACCGGCGGCAACTGTGAGCTGACCGAGCCGGGTCGCACGGTGGTGAAGAACGACGTGATCATCGCGTCGCCGCTGAATCTGCCGGCGACGATGCCCGAGCATGCGAGTGAGCTCTATTCCAAGAACATCTCTGCCTTGATCGAGCTGATGCTCGACGATGCCGGTGCCCTCGCCCCCGATTTCACCGACGAGGTCCTCGCGAAGTCGTGCGTGACGCGCACGGCCGATACGACCGTGAAGGCGGATGCCTGA
- a CDS encoding TIGR03842 family LLM class F420-dependent oxidoreductase, giving the protein MDFGVVLQCTPPSSRVVELARIAETHGFSHVWTFDSHLLWQEPYVIHSQILASTRTVVVGPMVTNPSTRDVTVTASTFATLNEMYGNRTVCGIGRGDSAVRTLGGKPTTIARLADSVEIIRELGNGRSARIGETTVRLPWASRSELEVWIAGYGPRALELTGQVADGFILQLADPDIVEWTVATVRDAAEKAGRDPDAVTICVAAPAYVTDGSAAAAAHARDQCRWFGGMVGNHVADIVSRYGATSGVPAALTDYIAGRQGYDYNQHGRAGNTHADFVPDEIVDRFCILGSPEQHVERLRQLESLGVDQFAVYLQHDAKTATLDAYGESVLPAMMTSEVATESGIAR; this is encoded by the coding sequence ATGGACTTCGGAGTGGTGCTGCAGTGCACCCCACCCAGTTCGCGGGTGGTCGAACTCGCTCGCATCGCCGAGACGCACGGCTTCTCCCATGTGTGGACCTTCGATTCACACCTGCTGTGGCAGGAGCCCTACGTCATCCACAGTCAGATCCTCGCGAGCACCCGCACGGTGGTCGTCGGACCGATGGTGACCAACCCGTCGACGCGGGACGTCACGGTGACGGCATCGACGTTCGCCACACTCAACGAGATGTACGGCAACCGCACCGTGTGCGGGATCGGCCGCGGCGACTCCGCGGTGCGCACTCTGGGTGGGAAGCCCACCACGATCGCGCGGCTCGCCGACTCGGTGGAGATCATCCGCGAACTCGGCAACGGGCGGTCCGCCCGCATCGGCGAGACCACCGTGCGGCTGCCGTGGGCGTCGCGGTCCGAGCTCGAGGTGTGGATCGCCGGATACGGCCCGCGGGCACTGGAACTCACCGGGCAGGTCGCCGACGGGTTCATCCTGCAACTCGCTGATCCCGACATCGTCGAGTGGACCGTGGCCACCGTCCGCGACGCCGCCGAGAAGGCGGGGCGCGACCCCGATGCCGTGACCATCTGCGTCGCCGCCCCCGCCTATGTCACCGACGGTTCCGCGGCCGCCGCCGCGCATGCCCGTGATCAGTGCCGGTGGTTCGGCGGCATGGTGGGAAACCACGTGGCGGACATCGTGTCCCGCTACGGAGCGACCTCCGGTGTCCCGGCCGCTCTCACGGACTACATCGCCGGCCGCCAGGGGTACGACTACAACCAACACGGCAGAGCCGGCAACACGCACGCCGACTTCGTGCCCGACGAGATCGTCGACCGGTTCTGCATCCTGGGCTCGCCCGAGCAGCACGTGGAGCGACTCCGGCAGCTCGAGTCGCTCGGTGTGGACCAGTTCGCGGTCTACCTCCAACACGATGCGAAGACCGCGACGCTGGATGCCTACGGCGAGTCGGTTCTTCCTGCCATGATGACGTCAGAGGTGGCGACGGAATCCGGAATCGCCCGATAA
- a CDS encoding SIR2 family NAD-dependent protein deacylase — translation MITDSADPASDVPQPVLEAVRSASRVAVLTGAGMSAQSGVPTFRDAQTGLWERYSPEELASPDAFVRDPDLVWAWYRRRAQLVAASSPNAGHVALAQWQRSAPQRTVEIATQNVDDLHERAGSTVLAHVHGTLTAVRCSICEEPFEGPVDDVEDGAERIAPPACGLCGSPVRPGVVWFGEPLPEAEWAAVAASVEAADAVLVVGTSGVVYPFAGLPAQARSAGAVVIEINPDETAVSDMAHHVWRATAADSLPALVAAVTEQQR, via the coding sequence ATGATCACCGACAGTGCCGACCCCGCATCCGACGTTCCGCAGCCCGTGCTGGAGGCCGTCCGGTCCGCGTCCCGCGTCGCCGTGCTCACCGGGGCCGGGATGTCCGCGCAGTCGGGCGTGCCGACGTTCCGCGACGCGCAGACCGGGCTGTGGGAGCGGTACTCCCCGGAGGAGCTGGCCAGCCCCGACGCGTTCGTCCGCGATCCGGATCTGGTGTGGGCCTGGTACCGCCGACGAGCGCAGCTCGTGGCCGCCTCGAGCCCGAACGCCGGTCATGTGGCCCTCGCGCAGTGGCAGAGGTCCGCACCGCAGCGGACCGTCGAGATCGCCACGCAGAACGTCGACGACCTGCACGAGCGCGCCGGGTCCACCGTGCTGGCCCACGTCCACGGCACACTGACCGCGGTGCGGTGCTCGATCTGCGAGGAGCCTTTCGAGGGACCGGTCGACGACGTCGAGGACGGCGCGGAACGCATCGCGCCGCCTGCGTGCGGTCTCTGCGGGAGTCCGGTCCGCCCCGGTGTCGTGTGGTTCGGCGAGCCGCTCCCGGAAGCGGAGTGGGCAGCGGTCGCGGCGTCCGTCGAGGCCGCCGACGCCGTCCTGGTCGTGGGAACGTCCGGCGTGGTCTACCCCTTCGCGGGGCTTCCCGCTCAGGCTCGCAGCGCGGGCGCCGTCGTCATCGAGATCAACCCGGACGAGACCGCGGTCTCCGACATGGCCCACCACGTCTGGCGGGCGACCGCGGCCGACTCCCTGCCTGCACTCGTCGCCGCCGTCACGGAGCAGCAGCGATGA
- a CDS encoding Type 1 glutamine amidotransferase-like domain-containing protein, whose product MRLFLASYRFGLARDRFLELTGPPGRIAVIANAADSWPDAARASAVTSEFTLLRSAGFLPVEVDLRELMPSTAHDVLAAFPAVWVRGGNTFVLRRRMASSGADDAIARLLAEDSLVYGGYSAGACVLGPTLRGVEYADPPGEVEPTTGEDVLWTGLGIIDDVLVPHWASDTLDPDGASAAMAAACDAAGTPYRTLTDDQVYVVDGGDAAVI is encoded by the coding sequence ATGCGCCTGTTCCTCGCGTCCTACCGATTCGGGCTCGCCCGTGACCGGTTCCTCGAACTGACCGGACCACCCGGCCGCATCGCCGTCATCGCCAACGCGGCGGACTCCTGGCCCGACGCCGCGCGCGCGTCCGCGGTCACCAGTGAGTTCACACTCCTGCGCTCGGCGGGTTTCCTCCCTGTCGAGGTCGACCTGCGCGAGTTGATGCCGAGCACGGCGCACGACGTCCTGGCTGCCTTCCCCGCCGTGTGGGTCCGCGGTGGTAACACCTTCGTGCTCCGGCGCAGGATGGCCTCGTCCGGTGCAGACGACGCGATCGCTCGACTACTTGCGGAGGATTCCCTCGTGTACGGCGGGTACAGCGCGGGAGCCTGCGTCCTGGGTCCGACGCTGCGGGGCGTGGAGTACGCCGACCCGCCTGGCGAGGTGGAGCCGACCACGGGCGAGGACGTGCTGTGGACCGGCCTGGGGATCATCGACGACGTGCTCGTGCCGCACTGGGCGTCGGACACTCTGGATCCCGACGGCGCGTCGGCCGCGATGGCCGCGGCGTGCGACGCGGCGGGAACGCCGTACCGCACGCTCACCGACGACCAGGTCTACGTGGTCGACGGCGGCGATGCCGCGGTGATCTGA
- the dhaL gene encoding dihydroxyacetone kinase subunit DhaL — MSLHKMIDDPSRVIVDACRAAARRSADLRFVERPGYFTRRGRTTDGRVAVMSGGGSGHEPLHSGFVGAGMLDAAVPGSVFTSPNALQIEAATRAVEAGAGVIHVVKNYTGDVINFRIAADLCAADGITVETVLVADDVASESEDGPGRRGTAATVAVEKICGAAAARGDDLASVAALGRRVAEGARSMAVAFRPCTVPGASSPSFELGDDEVELGVGIHGERGTARVATLTATEIAEALLGPVADSLGLSGGEDVVLVVNGLGATHPLELDIVFGAALRYLEGRGITVRRTLVGSLVTAFDMAGVSLTAVRCDDEILGLWDAPTEAPAWPRSPAQDLHDDAVDDTDAAAASELPGGAADPFVTTWVSSFVERVRSSIDELTDLDRRAGDGDFGVNMQIGLADFAVDESASPAAVFEILARGFLGNAGGTSGALFGAFFHRVSVALDGPGASTASIAAGVADGLAAITDLGGAQPGDKTMVDALDPASRALGDAGSVELSAALAAAAEAATRGAESTTDTVAQRGRASYIGDAARGVIDPGALVVSWFFAAA, encoded by the coding sequence ATGTCGCTGCACAAGATGATCGATGATCCGTCCCGCGTCATCGTCGACGCCTGCCGCGCCGCCGCCCGGCGCAGCGCCGACCTCCGCTTCGTCGAACGGCCCGGATACTTCACGCGCCGCGGCCGCACGACGGACGGGCGCGTGGCCGTGATGTCGGGCGGTGGTTCCGGCCACGAACCGCTCCACTCCGGCTTCGTCGGCGCCGGGATGTTGGACGCGGCGGTGCCGGGGTCTGTGTTCACGAGCCCGAACGCGCTGCAGATCGAGGCGGCGACGCGGGCCGTCGAGGCCGGCGCCGGCGTGATCCACGTGGTCAAGAACTACACCGGCGACGTCATCAACTTCCGCATCGCGGCCGATCTGTGTGCTGCCGACGGCATCACGGTCGAGACGGTGCTCGTGGCCGACGACGTCGCGTCCGAGAGCGAGGACGGGCCCGGCCGACGCGGAACCGCCGCGACGGTGGCCGTCGAGAAGATCTGCGGCGCCGCCGCTGCTCGCGGCGACGACCTCGCCTCCGTCGCCGCGCTGGGGCGGCGGGTCGCCGAGGGCGCTCGCAGCATGGCGGTGGCCTTCCGTCCGTGCACGGTTCCGGGCGCGTCGTCCCCGTCCTTCGAGCTCGGCGACGACGAGGTCGAACTCGGTGTCGGTATCCACGGCGAGCGCGGCACCGCGCGCGTCGCGACGCTCACCGCCACCGAGATCGCCGAGGCGCTGCTCGGACCCGTGGCCGATTCGCTGGGACTGTCCGGCGGCGAGGACGTCGTGCTCGTCGTCAACGGACTCGGCGCGACCCATCCGCTCGAACTCGACATCGTCTTCGGTGCCGCGCTGCGGTATCTCGAGGGGCGCGGCATCACCGTCCGACGCACGCTCGTCGGGAGCCTCGTGACGGCGTTCGACATGGCGGGGGTGTCGTTGACCGCCGTCCGCTGCGACGACGAGATCCTCGGCTTGTGGGACGCCCCGACCGAGGCCCCCGCGTGGCCCCGCTCGCCGGCGCAGGACCTGCACGACGACGCCGTGGACGACACGGACGCGGCAGCGGCGTCGGAGCTTCCGGGCGGCGCGGCCGACCCGTTCGTCACCACCTGGGTCTCGTCGTTCGTCGAGCGTGTCCGGTCGTCGATCGACGAGCTCACCGACCTCGATCGCCGAGCCGGTGACGGCGACTTCGGCGTCAACATGCAGATCGGTCTGGCCGACTTCGCGGTGGACGAGAGTGCCTCGCCCGCAGCGGTGTTCGAGATCCTGGCTCGTGGATTCCTCGGCAATGCGGGCGGAACGTCCGGCGCTCTCTTCGGTGCGTTCTTCCACCGGGTCTCGGTCGCCCTCGACGGTCCCGGGGCGAGCACCGCGAGCATCGCCGCGGGAGTGGCCGACGGACTGGCCGCCATCACCGATCTCGGCGGTGCGCAGCCGGGGGACAAGACCATGGTGGACGCGCTGGACCCGGCGTCACGAGCTCTGGGGGACGCCGGATCGGTCGAGCTCTCGGCGGCCCTCGCCGCGGCTGCCGAGGCTGCGACGCGCGGTGCCGAGTCCACGACGGACACCGTCGCCCAGCGTGGCCGCGCCAGCTACATCGGCGACGCGGCGCGCGGCGTCATCGACCCCGGTGCTCTCGTGGTCTCCTGGTTCTTCGCCGCCGCCTGA
- a CDS encoding NAD(P) transhydrogenase subunit alpha, whose translation MYTPLLANIAILVLAGFVGFAVISKVPNTLHTPLMSGTNAIHGIVVLGALIVLGRLPEDAPWGVRIIAFVALIFGTLNVVGGFLVTDRMLGMFKGKKAPAAVSTATGEKGADS comes from the coding sequence ATGTACACACCGTTGCTCGCGAACATCGCGATCCTGGTCCTGGCCGGCTTCGTCGGTTTCGCTGTCATCTCCAAGGTCCCGAACACGCTGCACACGCCGCTGATGTCGGGTACCAACGCCATCCACGGCATCGTCGTGCTCGGCGCCCTCATCGTGTTGGGCAGGTTGCCGGAGGACGCGCCGTGGGGTGTGCGGATCATCGCGTTCGTCGCGTTGATCTTCGGCACGCTCAACGTCGTCGGTGGGTTCCTGGTCACCGACCGCATGCTCGGCATGTTCAAGGGCAAGAAGGCGCCCGCTGCTGTGTCGACGGCAACCGGCGAGAAGGGTGCTGATTCCTGA
- a CDS encoding FAD-binding oxidoreductase, whose amino-acid sequence MSIIDDLVTSLTDAVGAAIVVTDPDITAGYRQDWARDPNAGTPLAVVRATSTADVRAVMLWATEHSVPVVPRGAGSGLSGGATAVDGGIVLTTEAMRAVTVDPVTRTAVVQPGLLNVEVKAAAAEHGLWYPPDPSSFEMCSIGGNAATNAGGLCCVKYGVTTDYILGLEVVLADGTVVNLGGPRLKDSAGLSLTKLFVGSEGVLGIITEVTLRLIPAQPPASTVVATFTRLSDATDAILAITRSLRPAMLEFMDSTSINAVEDAMKMGLDRTAAAMLIARSDSPGAHRTEETETMAAACTAAGADEVFVTDDPDEGEAFAAARRFAIPAVERTGSLLLEDVGVPLPALADLVQGIAKIADARGVVVAVIAHAGDGNTHPLIVFDPEDADMEERAHQAFGEIMTLAISLGGTITGEHGVGRLKKAWLPDQVGEDVMELTRRIKHALDPAGILNPGAVL is encoded by the coding sequence GTGAGCATCATCGACGATCTCGTGACGTCCCTGACAGACGCGGTCGGAGCCGCCATCGTGGTGACCGATCCGGACATCACCGCCGGCTATCGCCAGGACTGGGCCCGTGATCCGAACGCCGGCACTCCCCTCGCCGTCGTGCGCGCCACCAGCACGGCCGACGTCCGCGCCGTCATGCTCTGGGCCACCGAGCATTCGGTCCCGGTGGTACCGCGCGGCGCGGGATCCGGTCTGTCCGGTGGTGCGACCGCCGTCGACGGCGGCATCGTGCTGACGACCGAGGCGATGCGCGCCGTCACCGTCGACCCGGTGACGCGGACGGCCGTGGTCCAACCCGGTCTGCTCAACGTCGAGGTCAAGGCCGCTGCGGCCGAACACGGCCTGTGGTACCCACCGGATCCGTCGTCGTTCGAGATGTGTTCGATCGGCGGCAACGCCGCCACCAACGCCGGCGGCCTGTGCTGCGTCAAGTACGGGGTGACCACCGACTACATCCTCGGTCTCGAGGTGGTCCTCGCCGACGGCACCGTCGTGAACCTGGGCGGCCCGCGTCTGAAGGACTCGGCCGGCCTGTCGCTGACCAAACTCTTCGTCGGCAGCGAGGGCGTCCTCGGCATCATCACCGAGGTGACGCTGCGTTTGATCCCGGCTCAGCCACCCGCGAGCACGGTCGTGGCCACCTTCACCCGCCTGTCCGACGCGACCGACGCCATTCTGGCGATCACCCGCTCGCTGCGGCCCGCCATGCTCGAGTTCATGGACTCCACGTCGATCAACGCCGTGGAGGACGCCATGAAGATGGGCCTCGACCGCACGGCGGCAGCGATGCTCATCGCCCGCTCCGACTCACCCGGCGCGCACCGCACCGAGGAGACCGAGACCATGGCCGCGGCGTGCACGGCCGCCGGCGCCGACGAGGTGTTCGTGACCGACGATCCCGACGAGGGCGAAGCGTTCGCCGCAGCCCGGCGCTTCGCCATCCCCGCCGTCGAACGCACCGGATCCCTCCTGCTCGAGGACGTCGGAGTTCCGCTGCCCGCACTCGCGGACCTGGTGCAGGGAATCGCGAAGATCGCCGATGCCCGCGGCGTCGTCGTCGCCGTCATCGCCCATGCGGGCGACGGGAACACGCACCCGCTGATCGTGTTCGACCCCGAGGACGCGGACATGGAGGAGCGTGCGCACCAGGCATTCGGCGAGATCATGACGCTCGCGATCTCGTTGGGCGGCACCATCACCGGGGAACACGGTGTCGGCCGGCTCAAGAAGGCGTGGTTGCCGGATCAGGTGGGCGAGGACGTCATGGAGCTGACCCGGCGCATCAAGCACGCCCTCGATCCCGCGGGCATCCTGAATCCCGGTGCCGTGCTCTAG
- a CDS encoding aspartate aminotransferase family protein, translating into MTDHVFYSWSAQAELNPVTITGASGSYFWDDQGRKYLDFSSQLVNVNIGHQHPDIVAAIVEQAGVLTTISPTVANDKRSELARLIAERAPGDLNRVFFTTGGAEAVEHAVRFARQHTGRTKMLAAYRSYHGGTGVAIGLTGEPRRWGTEPTNVDVVRFFGPYPYRSPWNSTGPEEETAAALAHLEMVITLEGPQNIAGLILESVVGTNGVLVPPPGYLAGVRELCTRYGIVYIADEVMVGFGRTGHWFACQAWGVEPDLITFAKGVNSGYVPLGGVVISEEIAQRYDHTPYPGGLTYSGHVLGCAAGIASIRVFERDDILGHVRAVGEDVLGPGLTKLGEAHPSVGDVRGMGFFWAVELVTDKGTREPLTPFNATGAAAAPMAAVTKAAKERGLWPFVAGNRLQIAPPLVTTEEDIRRGLEILDEVLEVADGYTRN; encoded by the coding sequence ATGACCGACCATGTCTTCTATTCCTGGTCCGCCCAGGCGGAGCTGAACCCGGTCACCATCACCGGGGCGTCCGGGTCCTACTTCTGGGACGACCAGGGCAGGAAGTACCTCGACTTCTCCTCGCAACTGGTCAACGTCAACATCGGGCACCAGCACCCCGACATCGTGGCGGCGATCGTCGAGCAGGCCGGTGTGCTCACCACCATCTCCCCGACGGTCGCGAACGACAAGCGCAGCGAACTCGCTCGACTGATCGCCGAGCGCGCTCCCGGTGACCTGAACCGGGTCTTCTTCACCACGGGCGGGGCCGAGGCCGTCGAGCACGCCGTGCGGTTCGCTCGCCAGCACACCGGGCGGACCAAGATGCTGGCCGCGTACCGGTCGTACCACGGCGGCACCGGTGTGGCCATCGGTCTGACGGGAGAGCCGCGCCGGTGGGGAACCGAGCCGACCAACGTCGACGTCGTCCGGTTCTTCGGGCCGTATCCCTATCGGTCACCGTGGAATTCGACCGGCCCCGAGGAGGAGACGGCCGCGGCGCTGGCCCACCTCGAGATGGTCATCACGCTGGAGGGACCGCAGAACATCGCGGGGCTCATTCTCGAGTCGGTGGTCGGCACCAACGGCGTACTGGTCCCGCCGCCGGGATATCTGGCCGGTGTCCGCGAACTCTGCACTCGCTACGGCATCGTGTACATCGCCGACGAGGTGATGGTGGGTTTCGGCCGGACCGGGCACTGGTTCGCGTGCCAGGCGTGGGGCGTCGAGCCCGATCTGATCACGTTCGCGAAGGGTGTGAACTCCGGCTACGTCCCGCTCGGCGGAGTGGTGATCTCCGAGGAGATCGCGCAGCGGTACGACCACACGCCGTATCCGGGAGGACTGACCTACTCGGGCCACGTGCTCGGCTGCGCCGCCGGTATCGCGTCGATCCGGGTGTTCGAGCGCGACGACATCCTGGGCCACGTCCGCGCCGTGGGGGAGGACGTCCTCGGGCCGGGGCTCACCAAGCTGGGTGAGGCGCATCCGAGCGTGGGTGACGTGCGGGGCATGGGGTTCTTCTGGGCCGTCGAACTGGTGACGGACAAGGGCACCCGCGAGCCGCTGACACCGTTCAACGCCACCGGCGCCGCCGCAGCTCCCATGGCGGCCGTCACGAAGGCGGCCAAGGAGCGCGGGCTGTGGCCGTTCGTGGCGGGCAATCGGCTGCAGATCGCGCCGCCGCTCGTCACGACGGAGGAGGACATCCGTCGGGGACTCGAAATCCTCGACGAGGTGCTCGAGGTCGCCGACGGGTACACCCGGAACTAG
- a CDS encoding HIT family protein — MTECVFCDIVARRAPATIVHETDSVLAFLDIRPVTRGHTLVVPKVHSSGLETLDPVVGGQVFAAGQALAGAMRRSTLAADGVNLAMNDGRAAFQTVFHSHLHVVPRHHGDRIRFVAGMITRRQSEPEATARAIRAALAS, encoded by the coding sequence ATGACCGAGTGCGTGTTCTGCGACATCGTCGCCCGCCGCGCCCCCGCGACGATCGTCCACGAGACCGACTCGGTGCTCGCGTTCCTCGACATCCGGCCCGTCACCCGCGGGCACACCCTGGTGGTTCCCAAGGTGCACTCCTCGGGGCTCGAGACACTCGACCCGGTCGTGGGTGGGCAGGTCTTCGCCGCCGGCCAGGCCCTGGCCGGCGCGATGCGCCGCAGCACCCTGGCGGCGGACGGGGTCAACCTCGCCATGAACGACGGACGCGCCGCCTTCCAGACCGTGTTCCACTCGCACCTGCATGTCGTACCTCGCCACCACGGCGATCGCATCCGCTTCGTCGCCGGCATGATCACGCGGCGTCAGAGCGAGCCCGAGGCGACCGCCCGGGCAATTCGGGCCGCACTCGCCTCCTGA